In Pseudoliparis swirei isolate HS2019 ecotype Mariana Trench chromosome 9, NWPU_hadal_v1, whole genome shotgun sequence, a genomic segment contains:
- the LOC130199560 gene encoding uncharacterized protein LOC130199560 isoform X1 encodes MAEARAVLRCCDPVILGSFRDSEPPEAARMVLHLMDSRRVQNVLGRELFVLDLMMSLLEGLESARQLMTQACPAQPGGGARSRWKALKGDSRSRTEDTETLLRSLEDKVQQIHNRRHTLTQLVHQLESKKQQHERLEESLQKAQNALQLCDNQLNQLRAESEMSCRCTPLPYRTACRSTCCHSANQSCVWSSGHAPLQICRPMSRNY; translated from the exons ATGGCTGAAGCGCGAGC GGTTCTGCGGTGCTGTGATCCGGTTATCTTGGGTTCCTTTAGAGACTCAGAACCACCTGAAGCAGCTCGGATGGTTCTCCACCTGATG gacagCAGGCGGGTCCAGAACGTTCTGGGCCGCGAGCTATTTGTTCTGGACTTAATGATGTCCCTGCTGGAGGGGCTGGAGTCTGCCCGGCAACTGATGACACAGGCCTGCCCCGCCCAGCCtg ggggcggggctcgcAGCAGGTGGAAGGCTCTGAAAGGAGACAGCAGGTCCAGGACggaggacacagagacactccTCAGATCTCTGGAGGACAAAGttcaacaaatacacaacaggagacacacactcacacaactgGTCCACCAGCTGGAGAGCaag AAGCAGCAGCATGAAAGGCTGGAGGAGTCTCTGCAGAaggcccagaatgcattgcagtTATGCGACAATCAGCTGAACCAGCTGAGGGCGGAGTCAGAGATGA GCTGCAGGTGTACGCCTCTTCCCTACAGGACAGCATGCAGATCAACCTGCTgtcattcagccaatcagagctgcGTCTGGAGCTCAGGCCACGCCCCTCTACAGATATGTCGTCCAATGAGCCGGAACTACTGA
- the LOC130199560 gene encoding uncharacterized protein LOC130199560 isoform X3, with amino-acid sequence MAEARAVLRCCDPVILGSFRDSEPPEAARMVLHLMDSRRVQNVLGRELFVLDLMMSLLEGLESARQLMTQACPAQPGGGARSRWKALKGDSRSRTEDTETLLRSLEDKVQQIHNRRHTLTQLVHQLESKKQQHERLEESLQKAQNALQLCDNQLNQLRAESEMTSPSTGARPSRSWCS; translated from the exons ATGGCTGAAGCGCGAGC GGTTCTGCGGTGCTGTGATCCGGTTATCTTGGGTTCCTTTAGAGACTCAGAACCACCTGAAGCAGCTCGGATGGTTCTCCACCTGATG gacagCAGGCGGGTCCAGAACGTTCTGGGCCGCGAGCTATTTGTTCTGGACTTAATGATGTCCCTGCTGGAGGGGCTGGAGTCTGCCCGGCAACTGATGACACAGGCCTGCCCCGCCCAGCCtg ggggcggggctcgcAGCAGGTGGAAGGCTCTGAAAGGAGACAGCAGGTCCAGGACggaggacacagagacactccTCAGATCTCTGGAGGACAAAGttcaacaaatacacaacaggagacacacactcacacaactgGTCCACCAGCTGGAGAGCaag AAGCAGCAGCATGAAAGGCTGGAGGAGTCTCTGCAGAaggcccagaatgcattgcagtTATGCGACAATCAGCTGAACCAGCTGAGGGCGGAGTCAGAGATGA CTTCGCCATCGACTGGCGCCCGGCCCAGCAGATCCTGGTGTTCCTGA
- the LOC130199560 gene encoding uncharacterized protein LOC130199560 isoform X2 has translation MAEARAVLRCCDPVILGSFRDSEPPEAARMVLHLMDSRRVQNVLGRELFVLDLMMSLLEGLESARQLMTQACPAQPGGGARSRWKALKGDSRSRTEDTETLLRSLEDKVQQIHNRRHTLTQLVHQLESKKQQHERLEESLQKAQNALQLCDNQLNQLRAESEMSEGGSCWSGGGRAVGPAV, from the exons ATGGCTGAAGCGCGAGC GGTTCTGCGGTGCTGTGATCCGGTTATCTTGGGTTCCTTTAGAGACTCAGAACCACCTGAAGCAGCTCGGATGGTTCTCCACCTGATG gacagCAGGCGGGTCCAGAACGTTCTGGGCCGCGAGCTATTTGTTCTGGACTTAATGATGTCCCTGCTGGAGGGGCTGGAGTCTGCCCGGCAACTGATGACACAGGCCTGCCCCGCCCAGCCtg ggggcggggctcgcAGCAGGTGGAAGGCTCTGAAAGGAGACAGCAGGTCCAGGACggaggacacagagacactccTCAGATCTCTGGAGGACAAAGttcaacaaatacacaacaggagacacacactcacacaactgGTCCACCAGCTGGAGAGCaag AAGCAGCAGCATGAAAGGCTGGAGGAGTCTCTGCAGAaggcccagaatgcattgcagtTATGCGACAATCAGCTGAACCAGCTGAGGGCGGAGTCAGAGATGA GTGAGGGAGGGTCCTGCTGGTCTGGTGGAGGACGGGCTGTCGGGCCGGCGGTCTAA